Proteins from a single region of Pseudarthrobacter sp. NIBRBAC000502772:
- the galT gene encoding galactose-1-phosphate uridylyltransferase, producing MTGITTTTLADGRELIYFDDGATAKPRTAATTTDHRPLPERGEPGEVRFDALTDEWVAVAAHRQSRTHLPPADQCPICPTTPNNPSEIPAPDYDVVVFENRFPSLGPAVGPVPSTPAWGTTGPAYGRCEVVAFTPEHTGSFSGLGEARARTVVEAWAHRTEVLSKLPGIKQVFPFENRGADIGVTLHHPHGQIYAYPYVTPRAGVIGAAARKFYDGSDGRQTLTGSLLRAEREDGSRMVMEGENFSAYVPFAARWPLEIHLVPHRQVPDLAALSGEEKDELAHVYLDLLKRLDALYPTPTPYISAWHQAPLDDLLRPASYLHLQLTSPRRAADKLKFLAGSEAAMGAFINDTTPESAAERLRAVVVPESSPAPAALGALPEGVHA from the coding sequence ATGACAGGTATCACCACCACCACCCTCGCCGATGGCCGGGAGCTGATTTATTTCGACGACGGCGCCACTGCCAAGCCACGCACGGCGGCCACCACTACCGATCACCGGCCTTTACCCGAGCGCGGCGAGCCTGGCGAAGTACGCTTCGATGCCCTCACCGACGAGTGGGTGGCTGTCGCGGCGCACCGGCAGTCCCGCACCCACCTCCCGCCTGCCGACCAGTGCCCCATCTGCCCCACCACACCGAACAACCCCTCCGAGATCCCAGCACCCGACTATGACGTTGTGGTGTTTGAAAACCGCTTCCCGTCGCTGGGCCCGGCCGTGGGGCCAGTGCCGTCCACTCCGGCCTGGGGCACCACCGGACCCGCGTACGGACGCTGTGAAGTAGTGGCGTTCACGCCCGAGCACACGGGATCGTTCAGTGGCCTGGGTGAGGCCCGCGCCCGGACTGTGGTCGAAGCGTGGGCGCACCGCACCGAAGTCCTCAGCAAACTGCCGGGGATCAAGCAGGTGTTCCCGTTCGAAAACCGCGGGGCCGACATCGGCGTCACCCTCCACCACCCGCACGGCCAGATCTATGCGTACCCCTACGTCACGCCCCGGGCAGGCGTCATCGGAGCGGCCGCACGCAAGTTCTATGATGGGTCCGACGGACGGCAGACGCTCACGGGCTCGCTGCTGCGGGCGGAACGCGAGGACGGGAGCCGAATGGTGATGGAGGGCGAGAATTTCAGCGCCTACGTGCCGTTCGCTGCCCGCTGGCCGCTGGAAATCCACCTGGTGCCGCACCGGCAGGTACCCGACCTGGCCGCCTTGAGCGGTGAGGAAAAGGATGAACTGGCCCATGTCTACCTTGACCTGCTCAAACGGCTCGATGCCCTGTATCCGACGCCGACGCCCTACATTTCCGCCTGGCACCAGGCCCCTCTTGACGACCTCCTGCGCCCCGCCAGCTACCTGCACCTCCAGCTGACGTCGCCCCGCCGGGCAGCGGACAAGCTCAAGTTCCTGGCCGGCTCCGAAGCCGCCATGGGCGCCTTTATCAATGACACCACCCCGGAAAGCGCGGCGGAACGGCTCCGTGCCGTGGTGGTGCCCGAGTCCAGCCCCGCCCCTGCTGCTCTGGGGGCCCTGCCTGAAGGAGTACACGCGTGA
- a CDS encoding aldose 1-epimerase family protein, translating to MTSSATPDASIPAGFQTYATGRQYELRRGDAFAVVTELAAGLRLYSRAGVQLTETYGDAEISPGAAGITLAPWANRVEDGLWYLDGKKQQLDITEVSRNNASHGLLRNSAYSLVDESQYSVTLEATVFPQHGYPFLVRHRVQYLLAEDLGLEVRQSLINDSNAPAPFVLGAHPYLRLGDADVDQLTLTVAAGTRLVADQRLIPRSSEPVSGDSDFRSGQRVGDLEIDVALTDLTFDGGAARHVLSAPDGRSVTLWQDESCGYVHIFVTTELPGRPRAVAIEPMTGPANAFNSGDGLRWLSAGETFTMAWGIDAVLGGAG from the coding sequence ATGACTTCGAGCGCAACCCCGGACGCGAGCATTCCCGCCGGATTCCAGACCTACGCCACCGGCCGGCAGTACGAACTCCGCAGGGGTGACGCGTTCGCAGTTGTGACTGAGCTGGCGGCCGGCCTGCGGCTCTACAGCCGGGCCGGTGTCCAGCTCACCGAGACCTATGGGGACGCCGAGATTTCCCCCGGTGCCGCCGGGATCACCCTCGCCCCTTGGGCAAACAGGGTGGAGGACGGGCTCTGGTACCTGGACGGCAAGAAGCAGCAACTGGACATTACGGAGGTTTCCCGGAACAACGCCAGTCATGGACTGCTCCGCAACTCCGCCTACAGCCTGGTTGATGAATCGCAATATTCGGTGACCCTCGAGGCGACGGTGTTCCCGCAGCATGGCTACCCCTTCCTGGTGCGCCACCGGGTCCAGTACCTTCTCGCTGAGGATCTTGGCCTGGAAGTCCGCCAGTCGCTGATCAACGATTCCAACGCGCCAGCGCCGTTCGTCCTCGGCGCCCACCCATACCTGCGGCTGGGCGACGCGGACGTGGACCAGCTCACCCTGACCGTCGCCGCCGGCACCCGCCTGGTGGCGGACCAGCGCCTCATCCCGCGGAGCTCGGAGCCCGTCAGCGGGGACAGTGACTTCCGTAGCGGCCAAAGAGTGGGGGACCTTGAGATCGATGTAGCCCTCACTGACCTGACGTTCGACGGCGGTGCGGCCCGCCATGTGCTCAGCGCACCTGACGGCCGCAGTGTCACCTTGTGGCAGGACGAATCCTGCGGCTACGTCCACATCTTTGTGACAACTGAGCTGCCCGGCAGGCCCAGGGCGGTGGCCATCGAACCCATGACCGGTCCGGCCAACGCCTTCAACTCGGGTGACGGGCTGCGGTGGCTTTCGGCCGGGGAAACGTTCACGATGGCCTGGGGGATCGATGCTGTCCTGGGCGGGGCCGGGTAG
- a CDS encoding AI-2E family transporter, with protein MTPAEDATPSDSKPTGTAPDTVRPVEPVRPARVQADRELEQDIPYGIRIAASWAWRLGLILLVASALIWLLSRISFLIIPVMVAALLAGLLSPVVRWLRSRRLPNGAAVAITVLGFIGVIAGALALVGRQLASGFGELWSQALTGVKQVQDWLAEGPLHLTADQIDQYLKEASAALQNNSSSILSGALSFGSTAGHFAAGMVLALFILIFFLLEGDRIWAFLVRLLPKKARAATFGAGRKGWTSMVSYARIQMFVAFVDAVGIGAGAAIIGVPLALPLSVLVFIGSFIPVVGALVTGAIAVLLALVANGPVNALIMLAIVLLVQQLESHILQPLVMGKAVALHPVAVILSVAAGSYLAGIPGALFSVPILAVANSAIRYIAARTWEHEQVLATPGGPVTPGPDHDDSIRDVRLPGFKPKRGKDAAASTEAANPDAQA; from the coding sequence ATGACGCCAGCCGAGGACGCCACCCCATCCGATTCAAAGCCCACAGGCACGGCGCCGGACACGGTCCGGCCGGTGGAACCCGTCCGTCCGGCCCGGGTGCAGGCGGACCGGGAGCTTGAGCAGGACATTCCCTACGGTATCCGGATCGCAGCGTCGTGGGCCTGGCGGCTCGGTCTCATCCTTCTGGTGGCCAGCGCCCTGATTTGGCTGCTCAGCCGGATCAGCTTCCTGATTATTCCCGTTATGGTGGCCGCGCTGCTGGCCGGGCTGTTGAGCCCGGTAGTGCGCTGGCTGCGGAGCAGGCGCCTGCCAAATGGCGCCGCGGTGGCCATCACGGTGCTGGGGTTCATCGGTGTGATTGCTGGCGCCCTTGCCCTGGTGGGACGCCAGCTGGCTTCAGGTTTCGGCGAATTGTGGTCCCAGGCGCTGACCGGCGTGAAGCAGGTCCAGGACTGGCTGGCCGAAGGACCCCTGCACCTCACCGCCGACCAGATCGACCAGTACCTCAAGGAAGCATCCGCCGCACTCCAGAACAACAGCAGCAGCATCCTCAGCGGTGCGTTGTCCTTCGGAAGTACCGCTGGCCACTTCGCCGCGGGAATGGTGCTGGCTCTGTTCATCCTGATCTTCTTCTTGCTCGAAGGCGACAGGATCTGGGCCTTCCTGGTCCGACTCCTCCCGAAGAAAGCGCGGGCGGCAACGTTCGGTGCCGGACGCAAGGGCTGGACTTCGATGGTCAGCTACGCACGGATCCAGATGTTTGTTGCGTTTGTTGACGCGGTAGGCATCGGCGCCGGCGCGGCCATCATCGGGGTGCCGCTGGCACTGCCCCTGAGCGTGCTGGTGTTCATCGGTTCCTTTATCCCGGTAGTCGGTGCCCTGGTGACAGGGGCCATCGCCGTACTCCTGGCCCTGGTGGCCAACGGGCCGGTCAACGCCCTGATCATGCTGGCTATCGTCCTGCTGGTCCAGCAGCTGGAGAGCCACATCCTGCAACCCCTCGTGATGGGCAAGGCCGTGGCCCTGCACCCGGTGGCGGTCATCCTCTCTGTGGCCGCGGGTTCGTACCTTGCGGGCATCCCCGGCGCGCTGTTCTCAGTCCCCATCCTCGCCGTAGCAAACTCCGCAATTCGCTACATCGCCGCCAGAACGTGGGAACATGAACAGGTGCTGGCAACCCCCGGAGGGCCGGTGACGCCAGGCCCGGACCATGATGACTCCATCAGGGACGTCCGGTTGCCGGGCTTCAAGCCCAAGCGCGGCAAGGACGCCGCAGCCAGCACAGAAGCCGCCAATCCGGACGCCCAGGCCTGA
- the ilvA gene encoding threonine ammonia-lyase: MNTLETLPVTLDDVLEAQKLLEGIIMRTPVESSRALGGMVGGDVFFKCENLQRAGSFKVRGAYVRMAKLSAEEKKRGVVAASAGNHAQGVAVAAKSLGIKARIYMPLGVALPKLAATRSHGAEVILHGHNVDEALAEAQRYADESGMVFVHPFDNVDVVSGQGTIGLEILEQIPNVDTILMGVGGGGLLAGVAVAVKARARELGREIRIIGVQAENAAAYPPSLAADALVPLKKVSTMADGIAVGRPGQLPFSIIRELVDDVVTVSEDSLARALIFLLERAKMVVEPAGAVGVAALMDGKIENPGTTAVILSGGNIDPMLMLKVIQRGLSAAGRYMTVRMMLDDRPGSLATIARIIAENDANVTGLDHTRVGGSISMGDVSITVNLETKGHEHCEQVLGALRAEGFQPIVVH; this comes from the coding sequence GTGAACACCCTTGAAACCCTTCCCGTCACGCTGGACGATGTCCTGGAGGCGCAGAAGCTGCTCGAGGGGATTATTATGCGGACCCCGGTGGAATCGTCACGGGCCCTGGGCGGGATGGTTGGCGGCGACGTCTTCTTCAAGTGCGAAAACCTGCAGCGGGCCGGATCGTTCAAGGTCCGCGGTGCCTATGTCCGCATGGCCAAGCTCTCGGCTGAGGAAAAAAAACGCGGCGTTGTGGCCGCGTCAGCCGGAAACCACGCACAGGGCGTGGCCGTGGCCGCCAAAAGCCTGGGCATCAAGGCCCGCATCTACATGCCGCTGGGCGTAGCCCTCCCGAAACTGGCGGCCACGCGCAGCCACGGTGCGGAGGTGATCCTCCACGGCCACAACGTGGATGAGGCCCTCGCCGAGGCGCAGCGCTACGCCGACGAGTCCGGCATGGTCTTTGTGCACCCTTTCGACAATGTTGATGTGGTGTCCGGCCAGGGAACCATCGGCCTGGAGATTCTCGAGCAGATCCCCAATGTGGACACCATCCTGATGGGTGTGGGCGGCGGCGGGCTGCTGGCCGGAGTGGCTGTAGCCGTCAAGGCCCGGGCCAGGGAACTTGGCCGGGAAATCCGCATCATCGGTGTCCAGGCCGAAAACGCCGCGGCCTATCCGCCGTCCCTTGCCGCCGACGCCCTGGTTCCGCTGAAGAAGGTATCCACCATGGCTGACGGCATCGCCGTGGGCCGGCCCGGACAGCTGCCCTTCAGCATCATCCGCGAGCTGGTGGACGATGTTGTCACCGTCAGCGAGGATTCCCTGGCGCGGGCCCTGATCTTCCTGCTTGAACGGGCCAAGATGGTGGTGGAACCCGCCGGGGCGGTCGGAGTTGCAGCCTTGATGGACGGCAAAATCGAAAACCCTGGGACCACGGCCGTGATCCTGTCCGGCGGCAACATCGATCCGATGCTGATGCTTAAAGTCATCCAGCGGGGCCTGTCCGCCGCCGGGCGCTACATGACAGTCCGGATGATGCTGGATGACCGGCCGGGCTCGCTGGCCACCATCGCCCGCATCATCGCCGAAAACGATGCGAACGTCACGGGCCTGGATCACACGCGTGTTGGCGGCTCCATCAGCATGGGCGACGTTTCCATCACCGTGAACCTCGAAACCAAGGGCCACGAACATTGTGAGCAGGTCCTCGGCGCCCTCCGTGCCGAGGGTTTCCAGCCCATTGTGGTGCATTAG
- a CDS encoding rhomboid family intramembrane serine protease has translation MLDAMGDGKPRDRETTASRAKGGLLVAGGFVAVLFMIELFNMLTLHALNRTFGLRPRSADGLLDILTFPLLHANLNHLLSNALPLIVFGFLVFLSGVRVFLTALGFSWLGSGLTVWLIGDGGITVGASGLVFGLFAFLLVRGFFNHSWRQILLAVVLFMVYGGILLGVLPIMGSYISWQAHLGGAAGGVVAALLLRPKHARTPAP, from the coding sequence ATGCTTGACGCGATGGGGGACGGAAAGCCGCGGGACCGGGAAACCACAGCCTCGCGGGCGAAGGGCGGACTGTTGGTGGCCGGCGGCTTTGTGGCCGTGCTCTTTATGATCGAACTGTTCAACATGCTGACCCTGCATGCCCTGAACCGGACTTTCGGGCTCCGGCCCCGGTCCGCGGACGGGCTTCTGGACATCCTGACGTTCCCGCTGCTGCACGCCAATCTGAACCACCTGCTGTCCAATGCCCTGCCCCTGATCGTCTTCGGCTTCCTGGTGTTCCTCTCCGGCGTGAGGGTGTTCCTGACGGCCCTCGGGTTCAGCTGGCTGGGCTCCGGACTGACAGTGTGGCTGATTGGCGACGGCGGCATCACCGTTGGCGCCTCCGGCCTGGTTTTTGGATTGTTCGCCTTCCTCCTGGTGCGGGGTTTCTTCAACCACAGCTGGCGCCAGATCCTGCTCGCCGTGGTGCTGTTTATGGTCTACGGCGGCATCCTGCTGGGGGTGCTGCCCATCATGGGCAGCTACATCTCCTGGCAGGCGCACCTCGGCGGCGCGGCAGGCGGAGTTGTCGCTGCCCTGTTGCTGCGCCCCAAGCACGCAAGAACGCCGGCCCCCTGA
- the greA gene encoding transcription elongation factor GreA, whose protein sequence is MSTTNSAPAAWLTQEAFDRLKAELDHLSGPGRAEIVQKIEAARQEGDLKENGGYHAAKEEQGKIEARIRQLTALLRDAHVGESPADDGIVEPGMLVVARIAGDEETFLLGSREIAGDSDLDVFSEKSPLGAAIVGHKEGAKLSYTAPNGKDITVEILSAKPYAG, encoded by the coding sequence GTGTCTACCACCAACAGCGCGCCTGCAGCCTGGCTCACCCAGGAAGCTTTTGACCGCCTGAAGGCAGAGCTGGACCACCTTTCCGGCCCTGGCCGTGCGGAGATCGTCCAGAAGATTGAAGCTGCCCGGCAAGAGGGCGACCTAAAGGAAAACGGCGGCTACCATGCAGCCAAAGAAGAGCAGGGCAAGATCGAAGCCCGGATCCGCCAGCTGACGGCCCTTCTGCGCGATGCCCACGTGGGCGAGTCCCCCGCTGACGACGGCATTGTGGAGCCCGGCATGCTCGTTGTTGCCCGGATCGCAGGCGACGAAGAGACATTCCTGCTGGGGTCCCGCGAAATCGCCGGCGATTCAGACCTGGACGTGTTCAGTGAGAAGTCACCTCTCGGCGCCGCAATCGTCGGCCACAAAGAGGGCGCGAAGCTCAGCTACACGGCTCCGAACGGCAAGGACATCACGGTGGAGATCCTCTCCGCCAAGCCTTACGCAGGCTGA
- a CDS encoding DUF4307 domain-containing protein, with translation MTTQDQPAASPPADTSLANRYGSKKQSLPRAVKRGIAVAALAAGVGFMAWVSTSSAGSDVTFKDIGFSTIDATATEVDFQVTREPGTAVKCAVKALDSKFAVVGWKVVDIPPGKADGTADGGRTVSQRVTLRTESLSVSGVVDDCWIPGAGT, from the coding sequence GTGACTACCCAGGATCAGCCCGCCGCGTCCCCGCCTGCAGACACTAGCCTAGCCAATCGTTATGGCAGTAAAAAGCAGTCCCTCCCGCGTGCGGTCAAACGTGGCATTGCCGTAGCGGCGCTGGCGGCCGGAGTGGGGTTTATGGCCTGGGTCTCCACGTCCTCAGCCGGCTCTGACGTGACGTTCAAGGACATCGGCTTCAGCACCATCGATGCCACGGCGACCGAGGTCGATTTCCAGGTCACCAGGGAACCAGGGACGGCCGTCAAGTGCGCCGTCAAGGCCCTCGACTCCAAGTTCGCCGTGGTGGGCTGGAAAGTAGTGGACATCCCGCCCGGGAAAGCTGACGGAACGGCCGACGGCGGCAGGACAGTTTCGCAGCGCGTGACACTCCGGACGGAGTCCCTGTCAGTTTCCGGCGTGGTGGACGACTGCTGGATTCCGGGTGCCGGGACGTAG
- the mca gene encoding mycothiol conjugate amidase Mca, with amino-acid sequence MTASTNTPATLRLLAVHAHPDDESSKGAATMAMYAAAGVEVMVATCTDGSRGDIQNPAVEGEPHPKRDMAGARRLEMDQAAKVLGIQQRWLGFTDSGLPEGDPLPPLPAGSFAVQPLERAAAPLVRLVRDFKPQVIVSYDENGGYPHPDHIMAHRVAVEAFAAAGDPSRYPDAGAAWEPSKLYYDRAFSPDRFRALHFALEEAGLQSPYAQRLAAWLETDAEGHTPPQGAHATTTQIDCGDFFEARDDALRAHRTQVDPLGFFFAVSAEMQRRVWPWEDYSLIESRVPAELPEKDLFAGLR; translated from the coding sequence ATGACAGCGTCCACCAATACCCCGGCAACGCTGAGGCTGCTAGCCGTGCACGCGCACCCGGACGACGAGTCAAGCAAGGGTGCCGCGACCATGGCCATGTACGCCGCCGCCGGAGTGGAAGTTATGGTGGCCACCTGCACCGACGGATCCCGCGGAGACATCCAGAACCCTGCCGTGGAAGGCGAGCCGCATCCCAAGCGGGACATGGCCGGGGCGCGCCGGCTGGAAATGGACCAGGCGGCCAAGGTACTGGGCATCCAGCAGCGCTGGTTGGGATTCACGGACTCCGGGCTGCCCGAGGGCGATCCGCTGCCGCCGCTGCCGGCCGGATCCTTCGCCGTCCAGCCGCTGGAACGCGCCGCGGCGCCGCTGGTGCGGCTGGTCCGGGACTTCAAGCCGCAGGTGATCGTCAGCTATGACGAAAACGGGGGATACCCGCACCCGGACCACATCATGGCGCACCGGGTGGCAGTGGAGGCATTTGCGGCTGCGGGTGACCCCAGCCGGTATCCCGACGCCGGAGCGGCCTGGGAACCCAGCAAGCTCTATTACGACAGGGCCTTCAGCCCGGACCGGTTCCGCGCACTGCATTTTGCCTTGGAGGAAGCAGGCCTGCAGTCCCCGTACGCCCAGCGGCTGGCCGCGTGGCTGGAAACGGACGCGGAAGGCCACACCCCGCCGCAGGGTGCCCATGCCACCACCACGCAGATCGACTGCGGGGACTTTTTTGAGGCCCGCGACGACGCCCTCCGTGCGCACCGCACCCAGGTTGATCCGCTGGGGTTCTTCTTTGCCGTGTCGGCCGAGATGCAGCGCCGCGTGTGGCCGTGGGAAGACTACTCCCTGATCGAGTCCAGGGTCCCCGCGGAATTGCCCGAAAAGGACCTTTTCGCCGGGCTAAGATAG
- a CDS encoding hemolysin III family protein, with protein sequence MNSQTPDGPRAPSADHGHSPLNDAAVRLAELLMIKPKWRGWIHTVTAPLALAAGLVLVVLAPTTDRKITSAIYAATGVLLFGISAIYHRGNWSPGVKIVLKRLDHTNIMLVIAGSYTPLAWSLLEQPKAVLLLWVIWSGAILGVLFRLLWTDAPRWLYVPIYIALGCGSLFYLPEFFAASVPAAVLICVGGVLYITGAVFYALKKPNFSYEHFGFHELFHALTVLAFAAHFTAIAIAVLS encoded by the coding sequence ATGAACAGCCAGACTCCTGACGGCCCCCGCGCGCCCTCGGCGGACCACGGCCACAGCCCTTTGAACGACGCCGCCGTCCGGCTGGCCGAGCTCCTGATGATCAAGCCCAAGTGGCGCGGCTGGATCCATACCGTCACGGCTCCGCTGGCCCTGGCGGCGGGACTCGTCCTCGTGGTCCTCGCCCCCACTACGGACCGCAAGATCACCTCGGCCATCTACGCTGCCACCGGTGTCCTGCTTTTTGGCATCAGTGCCATCTACCACCGCGGCAACTGGTCTCCGGGCGTGAAGATTGTCCTCAAGCGCCTGGACCACACCAACATCATGCTGGTCATCGCCGGCAGCTATACTCCCCTGGCCTGGTCGCTGCTGGAACAGCCCAAGGCGGTCCTGCTGCTCTGGGTCATCTGGTCCGGGGCCATTCTCGGCGTGCTGTTCCGGCTGTTGTGGACGGACGCGCCGCGCTGGCTATACGTGCCCATCTACATCGCACTGGGCTGCGGCTCGCTGTTCTACCTGCCTGAGTTCTTCGCGGCCAGCGTCCCCGCCGCCGTCCTCATCTGTGTGGGCGGCGTTCTGTACATCACCGGCGCCGTGTTCTACGCGCTGAAGAAACCCAACTTCAGCTACGAACACTTTGGCTTCCACGAACTCTTCCATGCCCTGACGGTCCTGGCCTTCGCAGCACATTTCACGGCGATCGCCATCGCAGTCCTCAGCTGA
- a CDS encoding isoprenyl transferase, giving the protein MELRGFLYGFYERRLLRELAGGRIPNHIGVMVDGNRRWAKQFNAPTSQGHQAGADKIHEFLGWCQELGVKVVTLYMLSTDNMSRSSEELDLLMGIIANTLDRLDDDANISVNAMGAPELLPDYLAERLNKLTARTPVREKIHVNVAVGYGGRREIVDAVRELLHDAVAKGSDISALADTLSVDDISRFLYTRGQPDPDLVIRTSGEQRLSGFLMWQSAYSEFYFCEALWPAFRKVDFLRALRDYAGRQRRFGT; this is encoded by the coding sequence GTGGAATTGCGCGGGTTCCTTTATGGCTTCTACGAGAGGCGGCTGCTCCGCGAGTTGGCCGGCGGCCGTATTCCCAATCACATCGGCGTGATGGTGGATGGCAACCGCCGCTGGGCCAAACAGTTCAACGCACCCACCAGCCAGGGCCACCAGGCCGGCGCGGACAAGATCCATGAATTCCTCGGATGGTGCCAGGAGCTTGGGGTCAAGGTGGTTACGCTCTACATGCTGTCCACGGACAACATGAGCCGGTCCAGCGAGGAGCTGGACCTTCTGATGGGGATCATTGCCAACACCCTGGACCGCCTGGACGATGACGCCAACATCTCGGTCAACGCCATGGGCGCCCCCGAGCTCTTGCCCGACTACCTGGCGGAACGGCTCAACAAGCTCACTGCCCGCACTCCGGTACGCGAAAAGATCCATGTCAACGTTGCGGTGGGCTACGGCGGGCGCCGCGAAATCGTTGACGCCGTGCGGGAGCTGCTTCACGACGCCGTCGCCAAGGGCTCTGACATTTCGGCGCTCGCTGACACCCTGTCCGTGGACGATATTTCCCGTTTCCTCTACACGCGCGGCCAGCCGGATCCGGACCTGGTGATCAGAACCTCCGGGGAGCAGCGGCTGTCCGGGTTCCTGATGTGGCAGAGCGCGTACAGCGAGTTCTACTTCTGCGAAGCCTTGTGGCCCGCCTTCCGAAAAGTGGACTTCCTCCGCGCCCTTCGGGACTACGCCGGCAGGCAGCGGCGCTTCGGGACCTGA
- a CDS encoding PhoH family protein produces MANSEQLPEAVFDQGQKATSRATRATSQAGAADETSAAGFAVSGRDATISTFVIDTSVLLSDPRALLRFAEHEVIVPIVVITELEGKRHDPELGYFARKALRLLDDLRVKHGGLSKPIPIGNEGGTLLVELNHISADVLPLGFRSGDNDSRILAVAKNLANEGRNVTVVSKDLPMRVKASAMGLTADEYRNELVKDSGWTGVAEVEASEEEISTLYGHEPVFIPAAAEMPVNTGLVILSNRGSALGRVGADKQVRLVKGDRDVFGLHGRSAEQRLAIDMLMDPAVGIVSVGGRAGTGKSALALCAGLEAVLERREHRKVIVFRPLYAVGGQELGYLPGSESEKMNPWAQAVFDTLGALVSQEVVEEVMDRGMLEVMPLTHIRGRSLHDAFVIVDEAQSLEKNVLLTVMSRIGQNSKIVLTHDVAQRDNLRVGRHDGIAAVVETLKGHPLFGHITLTRSERSPIAALVTELLEGAEI; encoded by the coding sequence GTGGCTAATTCTGAACAACTGCCCGAAGCCGTTTTTGACCAGGGACAGAAAGCTACCTCTCGCGCCACGCGAGCCACCTCACAAGCCGGTGCAGCAGACGAAACATCTGCGGCCGGTTTTGCTGTCTCCGGAAGGGACGCCACCATTAGCACGTTCGTCATTGACACCTCCGTCCTGCTCTCGGATCCACGGGCGCTGCTGCGCTTCGCCGAGCACGAAGTCATTGTTCCGATCGTTGTCATCACGGAACTTGAGGGGAAACGGCACGACCCCGAACTGGGCTACTTTGCCCGCAAGGCGCTCCGGCTGCTCGATGATCTCCGGGTAAAACACGGTGGCTTGAGTAAACCCATCCCCATCGGAAACGAGGGCGGCACCCTCCTGGTGGAGCTGAACCACATTTCCGCTGACGTGCTCCCCTTGGGTTTCCGCAGCGGCGACAACGACAGCCGCATCCTGGCCGTGGCCAAGAACCTGGCCAATGAAGGCCGGAACGTCACCGTGGTGTCGAAGGATCTCCCCATGCGGGTCAAGGCCTCCGCCATGGGACTTACTGCCGACGAATACCGCAACGAGCTCGTGAAGGATTCGGGCTGGACCGGTGTCGCGGAGGTGGAAGCCAGCGAGGAGGAAATTTCCACCCTGTACGGCCACGAGCCGGTCTTCATTCCCGCGGCCGCGGAAATGCCGGTCAACACCGGGCTGGTGATCCTCTCCAACCGGGGCTCAGCCCTGGGCCGGGTGGGCGCTGACAAGCAGGTGCGGCTGGTCAAGGGGGACCGGGACGTATTCGGGCTCCACGGTCGATCGGCGGAACAGCGGCTCGCCATCGACATGCTGATGGACCCCGCCGTCGGAATCGTTTCGGTTGGCGGACGGGCCGGCACCGGCAAATCCGCGCTGGCCCTGTGTGCCGGCCTGGAAGCGGTGCTGGAACGCCGCGAGCACCGCAAGGTGATCGTGTTCCGCCCGCTCTACGCCGTGGGTGGCCAGGAACTGGGCTACCTGCCCGGCTCCGAGTCGGAAAAGATGAACCCCTGGGCCCAGGCGGTCTTTGACACACTCGGCGCCCTGGTCAGCCAGGAAGTCGTGGAGGAAGTCATGGACCGCGGCATGCTCGAGGTCATGCCGCTGACCCACATCCGCGGCCGTTCCCTGCACGACGCCTTCGTGATCGTCGACGAGGCCCAGTCACTTGAGAAGAACGTCCTCCTCACCGTGATGAGCCGCATCGGCCAGAACTCCAAGATCGTCCTCACCCACGACGTCGCCCAGCGTGACAACCTCCGCGTAGGCCGGCACGACGGAATCGCCGCCGTCGTCGAAACCCTGAAAGGACACCCCCTCTTCGGCCACATCACCCTCACCCGCTCGGAGCGCTCCCCGATCGCAGCCCTGGTAACAGAGCTCCTCGAAGGCGCCGAGATCTAA